From one Gracilibacillus salinarum genomic stretch:
- a CDS encoding ROK family transcriptional regulator, translating into MSQTWNQYVVKKENKALVLKTILGKAPISRASIAQVTGLNKGTVSSLVSELIDEKLIHESGTAASSGGRRPVILLLNEKAGFTISVDLGVQNILAVLTDLRGNIILEKKTHFESHDLDQVLSSLYQLIDQLKEEAPPSEYGIVGIGIGVPGVVTTEGEILLAPNLEWKKVPLKQLLTDRYQIPVTVENEANAGAYGEKMYGAGEMANELIYASISIGIGVGLLLNGKLYRGLRGFSGELGHMTIEKDGKTCRCGNQGCWELYASENALLEKAADAGYQTGSLEEIVTAADNGEAKALNILHEIGDYIGVGITNIIHIFNPEQVVIGNTILAAEKHLLPAIEKRIEKNTIGFNKNDVHVSPAKLKQHSTVLGIAAFNIEKFFQETGNEMIAN; encoded by the coding sequence ATGAGTCAAACATGGAATCAATATGTCGTCAAGAAAGAAAACAAAGCATTAGTATTAAAAACAATTTTGGGGAAAGCTCCTATCTCGCGTGCAAGTATAGCCCAGGTTACCGGTTTAAATAAAGGAACCGTCTCTTCCCTGGTCAGTGAATTAATCGACGAAAAACTAATTCACGAATCTGGCACAGCAGCTTCAAGCGGCGGAAGAAGGCCTGTCATTCTTCTTCTTAATGAGAAAGCAGGATTTACAATATCCGTCGACCTCGGTGTCCAGAACATCTTAGCTGTATTAACTGACCTGCGCGGCAATATAATTTTAGAAAAAAAGACGCATTTTGAAAGTCACGACTTGGATCAAGTACTATCCTCTTTATATCAACTGATCGATCAATTGAAAGAAGAAGCACCGCCATCTGAATATGGCATCGTCGGCATCGGCATTGGGGTGCCTGGCGTGGTGACAACCGAAGGAGAAATTTTGCTTGCTCCTAACTTGGAATGGAAGAAGGTCCCATTGAAACAACTACTCACAGACCGCTATCAAATACCTGTCACGGTAGAAAATGAAGCCAATGCTGGAGCATACGGGGAAAAAATGTATGGTGCTGGCGAAATGGCGAACGAATTGATCTACGCCAGTATCAGTATTGGAATTGGAGTCGGTCTATTATTAAATGGGAAGCTGTACCGGGGATTACGTGGTTTCTCTGGAGAGTTAGGTCACATGACAATTGAAAAAGATGGCAAAACCTGCCGCTGCGGAAACCAAGGATGTTGGGAATTATATGCCTCTGAAAATGCATTGCTAGAAAAAGCAGCAGACGCCGGTTATCAGACAGGCTCGTTAGAAGAAATCGTAACTGCTGCGGATAATGGAGAAGCGAAAGCACTGAACATTCTTCACGAAATTGGTGATTACATTGGGGTTGGCATCACAAATATTATCCATATTTTCAACCCAGAACAGGTCGTAATCGGAAATACGATACTTGCCGCCGAAAAACACTTGCTGCCAGCGATTGAAAAGAGGATCGAAAAAAATACAATCGGTTTTAACAAAAATGATGTACACGTTAGTCCGGCAAAATTAAAGCAGCATTCCACTGTATTAGGTATCGCCGCCTTCAATATCGAAAAATTCTTTCAAGAAACAGGAAATGAAATGATCGCGAATTAA
- the xylA gene encoding xylose isomerase: MTWFENVNKIQYEGPKSKNPLAFKFYNPEEKINGQTMEEFLRFGVAYWHTFTEDLSDPFGTGTALRNWDKYTGMDRAKARVEAAFEFFDKLGVKYFCFHDVDIAPEGDSLRETYQNLDTIVALIKDHMKDSDTKLLWNTANNFTNPRFVHGAASSSNADVFAYAAAKVKKQLEIGKELGGENYVFWGGREGYETLLNTDLALEQDNLGRFFHMAVDYAKEIGFDAQFLIEPKPKEPTTHQYDFDSQSAHAFLLKYGLQDHFKLNIEANHATLAGHTFEHELRYARVNGLLGSVDANQGDPLLGWDTDEFPADIYSTTLAMYEIIKNGGLGSGGLNFDAKVRRGSFEQDDLFHAHIAGMDHFAVGYKVASQLVEDQVFENIINDRYASFKEGIGKDIVDGKADFKSLEEHALNLKEIKNKSGRQELIKATINQYLLNAYANQ, from the coding sequence ATGACATGGTTTGAAAACGTTAACAAGATTCAATATGAAGGACCTAAATCAAAAAATCCACTAGCATTTAAATTTTATAATCCGGAAGAAAAAATAAATGGTCAGACAATGGAAGAATTTCTTCGCTTCGGTGTGGCATACTGGCATACGTTCACAGAAGATTTATCAGACCCATTTGGTACAGGTACTGCATTACGCAACTGGGATAAATATACAGGTATGGACCGTGCTAAAGCAAGAGTAGAGGCTGCTTTTGAATTCTTCGATAAGCTCGGTGTGAAGTACTTCTGTTTTCATGATGTAGATATTGCACCGGAAGGAGATTCACTACGCGAAACATATCAAAATCTTGACACGATTGTTGCCTTGATTAAAGATCATATGAAAGACAGCGATACCAAATTACTTTGGAATACGGCTAATAACTTTACTAATCCACGATTTGTACATGGTGCAGCTTCTTCTAGTAATGCTGATGTATTTGCTTATGCTGCAGCAAAAGTGAAGAAGCAATTAGAGATTGGAAAAGAATTAGGTGGAGAAAATTATGTGTTCTGGGGTGGTAGAGAAGGGTATGAAACCCTGTTAAATACAGATTTAGCTTTGGAGCAGGATAACCTTGGGCGTTTCTTCCATATGGCAGTTGATTATGCGAAAGAAATTGGCTTTGACGCTCAATTCTTAATTGAACCAAAACCAAAAGAACCGACTACACACCAATATGATTTCGACTCGCAATCTGCCCATGCCTTTTTACTAAAATATGGTCTGCAGGATCACTTCAAATTAAATATTGAAGCGAACCATGCGACACTTGCTGGCCACACGTTTGAGCATGAGCTCCGTTATGCACGTGTTAACGGCTTATTAGGGTCTGTAGATGCCAACCAAGGCGATCCATTATTAGGCTGGGATACCGATGAATTCCCTGCTGATATTTATTCTACAACTCTAGCAATGTATGAAATTATTAAAAATGGCGGACTTGGTTCAGGTGGTCTGAACTTTGATGCGAAAGTACGCCGTGGCTCCTTTGAGCAAGATGATCTTTTCCATGCGCATATTGCTGGTATGGATCACTTCGCGGTCGGCTATAAAGTGGCAAGCCAGCTTGTAGAAGATCAAGTATTTGAAAACATCATCAATGATCGTTACGCAAGCTTCAAAGAAGGAATTGGTAAGGATATCGTAGATGGTAAAGCTGATTTCAAATCACTAGAAGAACACGCGCTCAACTTAAAAGAAATTAAAAATAAGTCTGGTCGTCAAGAGCTGATTAAAGCTACGATTAATCAATACTTACTAAATGCTTATGCAAATCAATAA
- the xylB gene encoding xylulokinase gives MSYVIGVDLGTSAVKLLLVNKQGEVVQEVSKEYPLIQEKTGYSEQKPEDWVQQTLAGLHELVEQFDGNPAEIEGLSFSGQMHGLVLLDENQDVLRNAILWNDTRTTAQCKEIYDKVGKDKFINITKNLALEGFTLPKLLWVKENEPDLFAKASTFVLPKDYVRYRLTGTIHMDYSDAAGTSLLDVADKSWSKEICDDLGLDVSLCPPLVDSHENVGTITSEIVAATGLTSDTNVFAGGADNACGAIGSGILSEGKTFASIGTSGVVLSYEPSGDKDYQGKVHYFNHGEQDAYYAMGVTLAAGHSLNWFKKTFAQELSFDELLTGIGDVPAGANGLLFTPYIAGERTPHDDSQIRGSFVGMDSSHTLKDFARAVLEGITFSLNESIAIFRENGKQIDTIYSIGGGAKNADWLQMQADIFNANIVKQKSEQGPGMGAAMLAAYGSGWFSSLKECADMILEDAETYQPIPENVEKYQRLFTLYKQVYQQTTSLNDGLMEFRN, from the coding sequence ATGAGCTATGTCATTGGGGTAGATTTAGGTACCAGTGCTGTCAAATTGCTATTAGTGAACAAGCAAGGGGAAGTAGTTCAGGAGGTTTCCAAGGAATACCCGCTGATCCAGGAAAAAACCGGTTACTCTGAACAAAAGCCGGAGGATTGGGTCCAACAGACGCTGGCAGGATTACACGAGCTAGTCGAGCAGTTCGATGGAAATCCAGCAGAGATTGAAGGGTTAAGTTTCTCCGGGCAAATGCACGGATTAGTTTTATTAGATGAAAATCAAGATGTGTTACGCAATGCAATTTTGTGGAATGATACGAGAACCACTGCTCAATGTAAAGAAATATATGATAAAGTCGGTAAAGACAAATTTATTAACATTACTAAAAATCTAGCTTTAGAAGGATTTACGTTACCTAAACTATTGTGGGTAAAAGAGAATGAACCAGATTTATTTGCGAAAGCATCGACCTTTGTCTTACCAAAGGATTATGTTCGTTATCGTCTGACTGGAACAATCCACATGGATTATTCAGATGCTGCCGGCACTAGCTTGCTAGATGTTGCTGATAAATCATGGAGTAAAGAAATCTGTGATGACTTAGGATTAGATGTATCGCTATGCCCTCCGTTAGTTGACTCACATGAAAATGTCGGAACAATAACATCTGAAATAGTAGCAGCAACGGGACTAACATCAGATACTAATGTATTTGCAGGCGGAGCGGATAATGCTTGTGGTGCGATCGGATCTGGGATTTTGTCAGAAGGAAAGACGTTTGCAAGCATCGGGACTTCTGGTGTTGTGCTGTCTTATGAGCCTTCCGGTGATAAAGACTACCAAGGGAAAGTCCATTATTTTAATCACGGGGAACAAGATGCCTACTATGCTATGGGGGTTACATTAGCGGCAGGTCACAGTTTGAACTGGTTCAAAAAAACATTTGCACAGGAACTATCTTTTGATGAACTATTAACAGGTATTGGAGACGTGCCAGCAGGTGCTAATGGTTTGCTTTTTACACCGTATATAGCAGGGGAAAGAACGCCACATGATGATTCACAGATTCGCGGCAGTTTTGTTGGTATGGACAGTTCTCATACCTTGAAAGACTTTGCTCGTGCAGTTCTGGAAGGCATTACGTTTTCACTGAATGAATCGATTGCAATATTCAGAGAGAATGGAAAGCAAATTGATACGATTTATTCGATAGGTGGTGGCGCTAAGAATGCTGATTGGCTGCAAATGCAAGCAGATATTTTTAATGCCAACATTGTAAAACAAAAAAGTGAACAAGGTCCAGGAATGGGCGCAGCTATGCTCGCAGCTTATGGCTCAGGCTGGTTCTCTTCACTTAAAGAATGCGCTGATATGATATTAGAAGATGCTGAAACTTATCAGCCAATTCCGGAAAATGTAGAGAAATATCAGAGACTGTTTACTTTATACAAACAAGTTTATCAGCAAACAACGTCATTGAACGATGGCTTGATGGAATTTAGAAACTAA
- a CDS encoding glycosyl hydrolase family 8 has protein sequence MKVKSVKLARNNRNLLEEYGYRKEEINQKVQSTWKMLFDPSEQDTRIYYPVGENLGYILDTGNDDVRTEGMSYGMMMALQMDHKNVFDRLWNWAMTYMYMEEGENAGYFAWSCQPDGAKNAYGPAPDGEEYFALALFFAAHRWGNGTGIYEYSKHAKELLHRCLHKGENGDGYPMWDPDNKLIKFVPSVEFSDPSYHLPHFYELFALWCYEDDQAFWHQAAISSRQYIAASAHPVTGLTPEYAFYDGTPNHIRGFGHFYSDSYRVACNIGLDYLWFQDNACPVVVAEKIQAFFADKHPDEYRRYAIDGTPLEDKALHPVGLVAANAMASLATNGANARKAVDLFWNTPARTGIRRYYDNCLYFFSLLALSGNFKIWYPAE, from the coding sequence ATGAAAGTAAAATCTGTGAAACTGGCTAGAAATAATCGCAATCTATTAGAAGAATACGGGTATCGTAAGGAAGAAATTAACCAAAAGGTGCAAAGTACATGGAAGATGCTATTTGATCCAAGCGAACAGGATACTCGAATCTATTATCCAGTTGGAGAAAACCTAGGATATATACTGGATACAGGCAATGATGATGTTCGGACAGAAGGCATGTCTTATGGCATGATGATGGCGCTCCAAATGGATCATAAGAATGTGTTTGATCGTTTATGGAATTGGGCGATGACCTATATGTATATGGAGGAAGGAGAAAATGCCGGGTACTTTGCCTGGTCTTGTCAACCGGACGGGGCAAAAAATGCTTACGGCCCTGCACCAGATGGCGAGGAGTATTTTGCTCTTGCATTATTTTTTGCTGCACATCGTTGGGGAAATGGCACGGGGATCTATGAATATAGTAAACATGCAAAAGAGCTGCTGCATCGTTGTCTCCACAAAGGAGAGAATGGTGATGGCTACCCAATGTGGGATCCTGATAATAAGCTGATCAAATTTGTCCCAAGTGTAGAATTTTCTGATCCATCTTATCATTTACCCCATTTTTATGAGTTGTTTGCCCTCTGGTGCTATGAAGATGATCAAGCATTCTGGCATCAGGCAGCTATTAGCAGTCGCCAGTATATCGCTGCATCCGCTCACCCTGTTACAGGCTTAACTCCGGAATATGCTTTTTACGATGGGACGCCAAATCATATACGGGGATTTGGCCATTTTTACAGTGACTCCTATCGGGTCGCTTGTAACATTGGCTTGGATTATTTATGGTTTCAGGATAATGCCTGTCCTGTCGTAGTTGCTGAAAAGATTCAAGCTTTTTTCGCTGATAAACATCCGGATGAATACAGAAGATATGCTATTGATGGCACACCTCTTGAAGATAAAGCGCTCCATCCAGTCGGTCTCGTCGCAGCAAATGCGATGGCTTCCCTAGCGACGAATGGCGCAAACGCCAGAAAAGCTGTTGACCTGTTCTGGAATACACCGGCACGAACCGGTATCAGAAGATATTATGACAATTGCTTATATTTTTTCAGCTTGTTAGCGCTTAGCGGCAATTTCAAAATATGGTATCCTGCTGAATAG
- a CDS encoding YesL family protein, whose amino-acid sequence MDKTINSNRFYRFLEWLMWLMYLNLIWVLTCLTGLIVLGVFPATMALVITIREWCMQQDMPSFHKTFLKAYKQTFVKANLIGYLLLAIGYVFVIDYQWIIQNQSSFQPLFLGVFIILGIGFLITCMYIFPAYAHFQVSLPQSFKHAFILGISSPLLSIIMFAALFLLQYLWRFIPGLLPVIGISLTFYMITRLSIMAFEGFEKKQQMLVEKEYRKGANKHA is encoded by the coding sequence ATGGATAAAACAATAAACTCAAATCGTTTTTATCGGTTTTTAGAGTGGTTGATGTGGTTGATGTATTTGAATTTAATATGGGTTTTGACCTGTTTGACTGGTTTGATCGTACTTGGGGTGTTTCCTGCGACGATGGCGTTGGTAATTACGATAAGAGAGTGGTGTATGCAACAAGACATGCCGTCTTTTCATAAAACGTTTCTCAAAGCCTATAAACAAACGTTCGTAAAAGCCAACCTGATTGGGTATCTCTTGTTAGCAATTGGTTATGTCTTCGTAATTGATTATCAGTGGATCATTCAAAATCAATCTTCTTTCCAACCATTGTTCTTAGGTGTATTCATCATTTTGGGGATTGGCTTTCTCATCACATGCATGTATATATTTCCTGCTTATGCCCATTTTCAAGTATCCTTGCCACAATCGTTTAAACATGCGTTTATTCTGGGGATATCTAGCCCTCTCCTTTCTATTATCATGTTTGCAGCTTTATTTCTTCTGCAGTATCTCTGGAGATTTATACCAGGATTACTGCCTGTGATTGGTATTAGTCTCACCTTCTATATGATTACCAGATTGTCCATTATGGCATTTGAAGGGTTTGAAAAGAAGCAACAGATGTTGGTCGAAAAAGAATACAGGAAAGGAGCAAACAAGCATGCATAA
- a CDS encoding response regulator transcription factor — protein MHKVYLVDDDVFVRQGIHTLIDWESYGFNVCGEADNGEDALADILKLQPDLVVTDIRMPVIDGLDLVKHCKESMEQTPNFIVVSGYNDFQYAQRALRYGVKDFIVKPIDQNEFHQTLERIAAAIIKENQLKQLEDKAEAVSLIKDQIIRNQDLCEHKAKHPFFAAHSYTYVKVEMNGLNIDYQYYFEQMEQALQELKASNHYILFEEKMNCFGLIINDRFLTENNLSLHPFLLDLYKGLGLDLHIYCGETVDEVEQLPSSYKDAKKCVQYKYLFREPVISTSMTKEKEVFFIDLDQAYYDEMLAFIEEKNTERIEQQMHVMMKACKELHFARDAVRTMVNRLNHMVLKSIKDMDANEQNITNLKEMLEWDQYSLSLSQLKTVWFAFIIDAASILHQAYQNNGQGTIYQIKKYIHMHFDQPLTLKSIANTFYMNPVYMGQLFKKTYGVYFKDYILTVRMDEAKKLLRTTDMKVYEVAEHVGFTNPDYFVTQFEKIVKSTPSQYRKKLLNRIS, from the coding sequence ATGCATAAGGTCTATTTGGTAGATGATGATGTCTTTGTTCGACAAGGTATTCATACGCTAATTGATTGGGAATCATATGGTTTTAATGTTTGTGGAGAGGCTGACAATGGAGAAGATGCATTGGCCGATATCCTAAAGCTCCAGCCAGATCTTGTTGTAACAGATATAAGGATGCCGGTCATTGATGGTTTAGATTTAGTGAAGCATTGTAAGGAATCCATGGAACAAACGCCAAATTTTATTGTGGTCAGTGGCTACAATGATTTTCAATATGCACAGAGAGCATTGAGGTACGGTGTAAAAGATTTTATCGTAAAGCCAATTGATCAGAATGAATTCCATCAGACATTGGAAAGAATAGCAGCTGCCATCATCAAAGAAAACCAATTAAAACAATTAGAGGATAAGGCAGAAGCGGTATCATTAATCAAAGACCAGATTATCCGTAATCAAGACTTGTGTGAGCATAAAGCAAAGCATCCTTTTTTTGCGGCGCATTCGTATACGTATGTGAAAGTAGAAATGAACGGCTTAAACATTGATTATCAGTATTACTTCGAACAAATGGAGCAAGCATTACAAGAACTGAAAGCGAGCAATCATTATATCTTGTTCGAAGAAAAAATGAACTGCTTTGGTTTGATAATCAATGATAGATTTTTAACAGAAAACAATCTTTCACTTCATCCGTTTTTATTAGATTTGTACAAGGGACTTGGACTTGATCTGCATATCTATTGTGGTGAAACGGTAGACGAAGTAGAACAGCTGCCATCTTCCTATAAAGATGCGAAAAAGTGTGTGCAATATAAATACTTGTTTCGTGAGCCCGTTATTTCAACGTCGATGACGAAAGAGAAAGAAGTATTTTTTATAGATCTGGATCAGGCTTATTATGATGAAATGCTCGCATTTATCGAAGAAAAAAATACAGAACGTATTGAACAGCAGATGCATGTGATGATGAAAGCTTGCAAGGAATTACATTTTGCAAGGGATGCAGTGCGTACGATGGTAAACAGGCTCAATCATATGGTTTTAAAATCGATCAAAGACATGGATGCGAACGAACAGAATATTACTAATTTAAAAGAAATGTTAGAGTGGGATCAGTATTCCTTAAGCCTTTCGCAGTTAAAAACAGTATGGTTTGCTTTTATTATCGACGCTGCTTCGATTTTGCATCAGGCTTATCAAAACAATGGTCAAGGTACGATCTATCAGATAAAAAAATATATTCATATGCATTTTGATCAGCCATTGACCTTGAAATCAATTGCTAACACCTTCTATATGAATCCTGTTTACATGGGTCAATTATTTAAGAAAACATATGGCGTTTATTTCAAAGATTATATTCTGACAGTGCGGATGGATGAGGCGAAGAAATTACTTCGAACAACGGATATGAAGGTATATGAAGTAGCAGAGCATGTAGGATTTACCAACCCGGATTATTTCGTTACCCAGTTTGAAAAAATCGTGAAATCTACCCCATCACAATATCGGAAAAAATTACTAAACAGGATAAGTTAG
- a CDS encoding sensor histidine kinase: MKKIHFNDIRIRNKLLLIYMFSVFLPIILTNVIFYNVTSENVRTQKIHDNELALRQVATSFKQGVEDAVGIASVLYADAVVNKLLDTNYDSPVDFILAYNNNFRDINKYTPVYSSIRSIHLYTDNPTVITAGGIFPIDQKQTSSHWYQTTKNIRSKYPVVTRDIANDGELDQFVVVRALDATGRSNNEKIVMINLNERFIEQLFANETFEGKIYLVNEDNNIEYSTDDSVQWRSSYASYDAVDHPKDAILFEEDYDAQYMSDWKVIGVIPEKNLLAEVRNSIPSILLLALWNFVIPTLFIIYIAGNIHFRLNTIVRKMRKVKDQQFELIPGKNYNDEIGVLTREYNRMTKKIKDLINDVYIVRIQKKDLELQKKETQLKALQSQINPHFLFNVLETIRMRSLLKQEQETATIIHNMAQLLRNSITWDRDFVTVREEVHLIHAFLEVQKYRFGDKMQYNIKLDDSIENVLIPNMSIIPFVENASIHGIEPLKGGGQINIVIEKAFDYIIFEIRDNGVGIPADKYHHIMQLLEEDEITGERIGISNVFQRLKMYYLEGVEVEIKTGRNEGTFILLKIPMKTDVAH, translated from the coding sequence ATGAAAAAAATCCATTTCAATGATATAAGAATTCGCAATAAATTATTACTCATCTATATGTTTTCTGTCTTTTTACCGATCATTTTAACGAACGTTATTTTTTACAATGTAACATCTGAAAATGTCCGCACACAAAAAATTCATGACAACGAACTGGCTTTACGTCAGGTAGCTACCAGTTTCAAACAAGGGGTAGAGGATGCTGTCGGGATTGCATCTGTTCTATATGCAGATGCAGTTGTCAACAAGCTGTTAGACACGAACTATGATTCTCCTGTTGACTTTATACTTGCTTATAACAATAATTTTCGTGATATTAATAAATATACACCTGTGTACTCTTCGATTCGATCAATTCATTTGTATACCGATAATCCGACTGTCATAACAGCTGGAGGTATTTTTCCGATTGATCAAAAACAAACATCATCGCATTGGTACCAAACAACAAAGAATATTCGATCTAAGTACCCTGTTGTAACAAGAGATATCGCAAATGATGGTGAATTAGATCAGTTTGTAGTAGTCCGAGCGTTAGACGCAACAGGTCGGTCGAATAATGAAAAAATTGTGATGATTAATTTAAATGAACGTTTTATTGAGCAGCTCTTTGCCAATGAAACATTTGAAGGGAAAATATATCTGGTGAATGAGGATAATAACATCGAGTATTCTACTGATGATTCCGTGCAGTGGCGATCCTCGTATGCTTCCTACGATGCTGTAGATCATCCGAAAGACGCCATCTTATTTGAAGAGGACTACGATGCACAATATATGTCCGATTGGAAGGTTATCGGAGTGATACCGGAAAAGAACTTATTAGCCGAAGTGCGGAACTCGATCCCGTCGATTTTACTCTTAGCATTGTGGAATTTTGTGATACCAACTTTATTTATTATTTACATTGCGGGAAATATCCACTTCCGGCTTAATACGATCGTAAGAAAAATGCGAAAAGTGAAGGATCAGCAATTTGAACTTATTCCGGGGAAGAACTATAACGACGAGATTGGCGTGTTAACAAGAGAATATAATCGCATGACAAAAAAGATTAAAGACTTAATCAATGATGTCTATATCGTACGCATTCAAAAAAAAGATTTGGAATTACAAAAGAAAGAGACACAATTAAAAGCATTGCAAAGCCAGATCAATCCACACTTTTTATTTAATGTGTTAGAAACGATTAGAATGCGAAGTTTATTGAAGCAGGAACAGGAAACAGCAACAATCATACATAACATGGCGCAGTTGTTGCGAAATTCGATTACGTGGGACAGAGACTTTGTTACAGTTCGTGAAGAAGTGCATCTAATCCATGCTTTTTTAGAAGTCCAAAAGTATCGGTTTGGTGATAAAATGCAATACAATATCAAATTGGATGATTCAATCGAGAACGTGTTGATACCCAATATGTCGATTATCCCATTTGTCGAGAACGCCAGCATTCATGGAATAGAGCCTCTAAAGGGAGGCGGTCAAATAAACATCGTCATCGAAAAAGCCTTCGATTACATAATATTTGAAATTCGAGATAACGGTGTAGGGATACCAGCTGACAAATATCATCATATTATGCAATTACTCGAGGAGGATGAAATTACAGGTGAACGTATTGGTATCTCCAACGTTTTTCAACGATTAAAAATGTATTATCTCGAAGGTGTTGAAGTGGAAATAAAGACAGGCAGAAATGAAGGAACTTTCATCCTATTAAAAATACCGATGAAGACAGATGTAGCTCATTAA
- a CDS encoding ABC transporter substrate-binding protein — translation MNERNGWLLLLLALLLFALVACSGDSEEASKDDTDSDNTETGEDSGEVFTYHFFDASGPGEDINTAETTLGKMFEEETGVNFDIEHIVGDVNQKIGTMIASGEYPTLLNAEQSTDAVIDAGGFIPLNDLIDEYAPNLKEMYAPYLEMMKRDDGNIYVISSGAAHGYKKPANLNQGAWWIKRDVLKELGYPEPKTLDQYFDIIEEYTTANPQIDGADTIGFTALTHDWRFFALSNQPMHLAGYPNDGGALIDMGTQEAEVYNDKDITKRWLQKLNEVNDKGLFDQESFTQNYDEYLAKITSGRVVGFFDYRWQAGQALNTLQEDDDPYNDYMGFPVVFDEDVKDQYLDPTGFTASPGIGITVGTPEEDQIRIIKFLDHMAKEESQKLITWGIEGETYEVDEDGRYYRTEEQIEETSKTEFRDSFGFSTLEWGWPRMNGEYADGNAVEPPKQEEVASMMYDEGDQEFLDAYEIDTFTGLFSEPDERPWYPAYDAPIETGSEAQLYEQQLDDLMKRKFPEIIFADPGEFDQQWGAYAEEFSGLPKEAYEKVITDFVQNKAKLMESSKE, via the coding sequence ATGAACGAAAGGAACGGCTGGTTATTGCTATTGCTGGCTTTACTGCTTTTTGCTTTAGTGGCTTGTAGTGGAGATAGTGAAGAAGCAAGCAAAGACGATACAGATAGTGATAACACCGAAACCGGAGAGGATAGCGGTGAAGTGTTTACTTATCACTTTTTTGATGCATCTGGTCCTGGTGAAGATATTAATACAGCGGAGACAACATTGGGCAAAATGTTTGAAGAAGAAACAGGCGTTAATTTTGATATTGAACATATCGTAGGGGATGTAAACCAAAAGATTGGAACAATGATTGCAAGTGGGGAGTATCCGACATTACTTAACGCCGAGCAATCAACAGACGCTGTGATTGATGCTGGTGGCTTCATCCCTTTAAATGACCTGATTGACGAATATGCACCAAACTTAAAGGAAATGTATGCACCCTATTTAGAAATGATGAAACGCGATGATGGTAATATTTATGTTATTTCTTCCGGTGCTGCACACGGGTACAAAAAGCCCGCAAACCTTAACCAGGGGGCATGGTGGATTAAACGCGATGTACTAAAAGAATTAGGCTATCCCGAACCTAAAACACTTGATCAATATTTCGATATTATCGAGGAATATACAACAGCTAATCCACAAATTGATGGTGCTGATACTATCGGATTTACGGCTTTAACGCACGACTGGCGCTTTTTTGCTCTCTCTAACCAGCCGATGCATTTAGCTGGATACCCGAATGATGGTGGCGCATTGATTGATATGGGAACACAAGAAGCGGAAGTATACAATGACAAAGACATTACCAAACGCTGGTTACAGAAATTAAATGAGGTAAATGATAAAGGTTTATTTGATCAAGAGTCCTTTACACAAAATTATGATGAATATTTAGCTAAGATCACATCTGGTAGAGTTGTAGGTTTCTTTGATTATCGCTGGCAAGCCGGACAGGCATTAAACACGTTACAGGAAGACGATGATCCTTATAACGATTATATGGGCTTTCCGGTTGTATTTGACGAAGATGTGAAAGATCAATATCTGGATCCAACAGGATTTACAGCATCACCTGGTATTGGAATTACAGTGGGCACACCGGAAGAGGATCAAATTCGAATCATCAAATTCCTTGATCACATGGCGAAGGAAGAATCGCAAAAGCTGATTACATGGGGAATTGAAGGCGAGACTTATGAAGTGGATGAGGATGGTCGTTATTATCGCACAGAAGAACAAATCGAAGAAACGTCCAAAACAGAATTCCGAGACAGCTTTGGTTTCTCCACTTTAGAATGGGGCTGGCCAAGAATGAATGGAGAATATGCAGATGGGAATGCTGTGGAGCCTCCAAAACAAGAAGAAGTTGCCAGCATGATGTATGACGAAGGTGATCAAGAGTTTCTTGACGCCTATGAGATTGATACCTTTACAGGTCTTTTCTCAGAACCTGATGAACGCCCTTGGTATCCGGCATACGATGCACCAATTGAAACTGGTTCAGAAGCACAGCTTTATGAACAGCAGTTAGATGATTTAATGAAACGAAAGTTCCCTGAAATCATCTTCGCTGATCCAGGCGAATTCGATCAGCAATGGGGGGCATATGCAGAGGAATTCTCAGGACTACCGAAAGAAGCATATGAAAAAGTAATAACTGATTTTGTCCAGAATAAAGCAAAACTGATGGAAAGCAGTAAGGAATAA